aacaactacgtagattaataaataaaattcatatGAAACAAAGATTTGAATCAAAACATAATCCTAAAAAGGTTCCACAACCCAAGTACTAAAagaggtttagccaagcatgaccaTGAAAATTACACAGAAGTAGAAAAAGAACTTATCAAATCGAAGGAtaattgaagaagcttcttctCCTCAATGCCGTTTTTCCTCTCCTTCTGTGTCCCCTCCTACTGCCGTTTTTCCTCTATTTTATATCCCCTCTTCATAAACTAACCAAAAcctaatatattatatattataataatataaattatctTTCCAATTTCAATCAGGTTCTGTTTTTCCGTTTCCATTCAATCATGTGATCTTCCTCTCAAATAAGCCAAAAAGGCATCTAATGCTTCTGCCATGTGTCAGCACGCAACTGGTGCGGAACTTAAAGTGTGAAATCCAGTGTTATGCAACCCACAGCCTTATAGTGGACCTTGGTCATGATTGTGCCACGTGGACGAAAGAGAAACAGGAGCCATTGATCTCATGCATGTGCATGGGAGCTCCCCTGGACCAGCAGCACCGGATCGGCTCTCTTattctgattttctcttttctctttattccgaaaatcctaaataaaattaaaataaataaattaaaataaaatcttagaaaaataataataaaaaataaacaacctaaatcctaactaaatctatcatttaaaaagtactaattaatgatagataaaaattactaaaatctaccaaatcgtaataaaaactcctaaaatcctaaaataattaaaaatacgaaaattaaataaaaatactataaaaactaattaaaactcataaaataaattaaaaataaaataaaagaccctaAAAAATACTCTTATATCCTCGGGTCaacacaccactatactcaacgacaacttgtcctcaagcgtaaactcaagtagcttgtcctcaagcacagaaCTAATCACCCCTAAATCAGATGCCAAATTTTCAGTTTAAAAACCTAGGGTTCATCACAGTAGTTTATgcaagtgctaagataagaaagtgaataaacttcagTAAGTGAGAATTACAAGCAGCTGGGAAAACAGAGTTAAGAGTCCGTACACAAATAAGCTCACATATCTCTCAGCTCATGAACAAACTAGTACAATGCATCAAACATGGCTATCTTTCAACTCAAAATCAAATAAGACAGTAAAGCAATTAGGAGAGACCTCATCAGGTTGTAACGTGGCTAAGGGTGCAATGTAGGTAAGGAATTGAAAGAATTGACAACTCAAAGGGCTACCCAATGTTGGTTAAGTGATCTTTTTTCATGATGCACAAAGGAGAAATAGATTCAACACATTTAGGCTCTCCCtcttattccttttttttttcccttcatTTGGAACAAAGTAATGAAGTGATTGGGGAATATAGAAAGTGGGATGACCACCCCCATAACCTTACTcacttatttcatatttttttctttccctttgttCCGAGGCACATACCtcaaattttacattttttcttttcattttttttttctttttttgagagAATAGAAGCCTGCACTTTTTAAGCTCTTTCCAATTTTTAAGTAACTAAGATCACTTAACAACCAAACAAATCACCAAAGCAAGACaccaaataaataataattaaggcTCAAAGGGGCCACTAAGGGAAATATGAAAGCAAATTCTGAAAGCCAACAAAAATTCCTATAAGTCTCTCTCTGAATCACAAAACTGCACATATTCAACCGAGATGCAAATCAAGACAGGTTCAAGCAGGTACAAGTATGTCAGAATATTCACTCAACACTCAGAAACAAAAGGGTAAGTGTACCCATaatcagaactcgaaacagtGTTACCAAGCAACTCAACTCAGGTTCCCAAAGCTATCCAGCTCTCATTCTCTTAACACACACAGTTCCCCACATGTGAATCACccaaataacttattttcatcAATTTTCACAAACAAAACAAGCATCTAAATTTAAGGTGAAACCGCTTAAGATATGCAAGTAACATGGTGCACAACACATGAATATAAGGGTAAACAGACTCATAAAAAAAACGAAATACATACTGCTACTAGCAAAAAGTGAACATGCAAAATAGGAGGAACGTGGTTTATGAATTACTTCCCTGTTTGTTCCATGTAGATGCAACATTTGATAGTACCAGGACTTCATCAACAAATGGGGTCTCCAACCTTGTTCAAACTTTTTCAACGTAAGCACTTTAGTCCTTGCAACATGAACAAACACATCAAAAATACCATAGATAATTGCATCTCacataatgtaaaaaaaaaaaaattatgattaaaaaaaactgatttttgttttttttgaatttttaaatatttttctcttttttttctggaattttttttttaaaaaaaacagaaaattacgttttttttttaaaacagggACTAAAGCAGCGGAATCAGTAGAACTGCAGCAATAGACTTGCGCTGGGAAAAAACGGCGCAACCGCGCCATATCTGGCGCTGCAAATTCCAGTAagcccttttttttcttttccaagcTAATGCAGCGGTTTCATTGTTTCGCTGCTATAGAGTGGACAGAGGCGCCACTAAAAGTCCTTATTTTACCAGAATTTTCCAAACTTAACCAATTTTCAACTCTCTAACCTATGCAATGAATGAGACTCTACTACACACTAAGActcaaaatatcataaaaactcatactaaggaattttttttttaataaaactaACAGTACAAAACCAAATAAAATTAATGATTAAAACTAAGaagcaaaatgaaaatgatattATAACCAACgaaataaaactaaaactatcacatgggttgtctcccaagaagcgCAATTTTATAGTCTTTGCTAGACTCCCCTGGACTCAGAATGTCATCCAGGGTTTATCCCAAAGTGCATTGCACTTTCGGGATCTTTCAATTGAGCACACACCTTAGTTAGATTTTTGCATGCAACCTCAAGAGCTAACACACAatcattaaattttaaattaagagGTATAGGagatttctcttctttcttacGCTTTGGCTTCCATTGGAAGCACCCACCTTTTACCTTCTCCTCCGTTTGCTTTGAGTTGATCTCCTCCTTCTGCTTGGAATCGATCTCCTCCTTCTGCTCAGAGTTGACAATCATGCTCAATGAGTAGACTTGTTCAGTTTGATTGATCTGTGTGtcctcttttttcttcttatttgatGCTCCAGCTTTTTCTTTAAGGAAGAACTGCTTCAGCTTCTCATCACTCCActcttccatcattttcaccaaaaataCATCATTCTTCTCAACTGGTTTTGACTTCAGGTCAAATATGTTGAAACTGATCTTCTCATCAGCTACCCTTAAAGATATTGTTCCTTTCCCCACATTTATTTTCGCTTGTGAAGTGGCTAGGAACGGTCTTCCCAGAATCAATGGTATTTTAGAGTCCTCATCCATATCAATTATCACGAAGTCCACCGGGAACTCGAGCTCTCCTACTCTTACTAGCACATCTTCAACAACTCCCCATGGAGCCACTATGGAGCGATCCGCTAATTGAAGCATCATCATTGTCGGCTTCAGTTCTCCAACATTAAGTCGCTCAAACATTGATAGGGGCATTAAGTTGACGCTTGACCCTAAATCACATAAGGCTCTCACTTGCTTTGAAGCCCCAAAATTAACAGGTAGGGTGAAACTACCTGGATCCTTTCGTTTGGGTGGAAGCTTCCTTTGTAGAATAGCGCTACACTCCTCAGTAAGCTCAACGATCTCATTCTCTTCACTCAACCTCCTTTTCTTTGAGAGTATCTCCTTCATGAATTTAGCATATTGAGGCATCTTTTCCAGAACTTCAGAGAATGGGAGCTCTACACGCAACTTTTTGAACATAGATATAAACTTGGAGAATTGCTTCTCCAACCTCCTCTTTGCTATGTTAGTGGGGAAAGGGGgaaaagggacttttgtaaactttttttctaattctacttttctcttttcctcttctttttctttctgttttttcttattttctcctAAAGGTTCAATATCTCCTACAAACTCATCATTGACATTATTGTTTTCTACAATTTTCTGTTTAGGCTCACTCAAGGTAGCACCACTCCTAAGAGTTATGGCAGAGCAATTTTCTTTAGGATTAATGACAGTATCTGAAGGAAACATACCTGAGGGTCTTTCTGACATTTGCTTGGCAATCTGTCCCACCTGAGTCTCCAAATTTTTTATAGCAGCTTCATGATTTTTGATACTAGTATCTGCTTTGTTAATGAAATTCTCCATCaattcttctaagctcttcttccCATTGCCACTGCCTTGATCCTGATTCTGTTGAGGTCCTGAATTCTGAGACTAGAATCTTTGATTTGAATATTGCCTCTGATTATTTCCTCCTTGATTGAAGTTGTTCTGTTCCTTCCAGGAAAAGTTAGGATGATTCCTCCACCCCGGATTGTAGGTGTTGGAATAAGGATTATTTTGGGAATTTCCCAAAGCCTTGACTTCCTTGTCAAAATCTGCACCGCAATCTTCACTGGCATGAGGGCCACCGCATGTTCCACAATGGATACTATCCACATTAGATATCTTGGCTGCCTGCAACGTTAGCTGTCATTTGTTGAGATAATTGCTTGTTTGAAGCAACCATCCTATCATACGCTTCTATTTCCAGTACACCCCTTCTGTTTTGGCGGTCATTGGTAGAGTTCACTGCACTTTCAGCCATTTTATTGATTAAGTCCCAACCTGCTTGAGCTGAAAGAGCATCAAATTCGGCACTAGCTGCTGCTTCCAAGTTTGATCTGGCAGAATCAGTCAAGCCGTCATAAAACCTCTCCACCTGTGCTCCCAATGTGAGGTTGTGCTGAGGGCACTTCCTTAACAGTTTCTTGAACCTCTCTAGAGCTTCATGGAGATTCTCAGTATCTTCCTGTTTAAAAACCAGGATGTCGTTCTTCAGCTTCCTCAGCAAGGTACGAGGGAAGAACTTTTTAATGAATTTCTTAGCTAAATCTTCCCAAGTTGTTATGCTGCCTTGAGGTTGGGAGTTGAGCCACTCCTCAGCTGTGTCCCTTAATGAAAAAGGAAAGAGTTGCAAACGGACAAGCTCGGTATTGGGAAGACGTGTAGTACTGCAGTTCCTGATGAACCGCTCGAGGTGAGCATGGGCATCTTCACTGGCAGATCCTCCATATTGATGTTGACTGATCAGGTTGATGAGTGCAGGTCTGAGTTCAAAGTTCTGAGCCTCGACATTCTGAGGGGCTATACTTCCTGGGTAATCATAACTCATGACAGGTTCATTCAGATCCCTGAGGGGGCGGTTGGCCTCCTCTAGCTCTCTTTCTTGCTGGATTCGGCGCACGGCTTCCTGCACCTGTTCCTCTTGAGTCCTTGCGAACTCCGCTCGAAGTCGCGCTTCCAATTCAGCATTCGTTTCAGCTGTCATTGCAGATGCAAGGGCTCTTCTTTGTTGTGCTAACCGGTAATGAAAGGTGCGGTCGATTTCTGGATCAAAAAGCAATGCCTCTGGATCAACTGTACCTCGCATACACTGAACACACTAATTAGAAGCACCCGTTCGATAAAGatgaaataacaaaaaaaaaaaaaaattgaaagacaaAAAATCTAGACAAAAGAGATTAATTAAAACTAGTATTGGAAAGACAATCCCCGGCAACTGTACCTCctttgcaagtgtacaaagttgcccgtagtaataaattatcgatccctcgaggattgtgattcaatactaattatattaacttctagtatttagattatgaaaataaaaaccaattttaaGGATTTTAAAGATTGTAACAATCactaataaaaagtaaaagcgaAAATCAAATAGTTTATGAAATCAGATGAGAAAGATAGTACTTGGGTCCTGTTTCACCTATTCGGCTTATGCCTTTATTCTAACAATGTTCATATGAATTTAATAAACTCCTCTACGACGATTTAACCTATGTTTTAAGATGTTGATAACTCACACGCCCTagactttcaattcaattactaagtctgttttacgagcacctagaccagggaattgaagattaagttctatttaaactagccaacgcaattaggttctactcttgaatcaagcagtagggaacgcctaatctaattgtttccttgtttctctaattcctaatcaacttccgttctcataagaatcagtaaattactcgcatgcattcaagtataatcaagataaattgaaacaactacgtagattaataaataaaattcatatGAAACAAAGATTTGAATCAAAACATAATCCTAAAAAGGTTCCACAACCCAAGTACTAAAagaggtttagccaagcatgaccaTGAAAATTACACAGAAGTAGAAAAAGAACTTATCAAATCGAAGGAtaattgaagaagcttcttctCCTCAATGCCGTTTTTCCTCTCCTTCTGTGTCCCCTCCTACTGCCGTTTTACCTCTATTTTATATCCCCTCTTCATAAACTAACCAAAAcctaatatattatatattataataatataaattatctTTGCAATTTCAATCAGGTTCCCTTTTTCCGTTTCCATTCAATCATGTGATCTTCCTCTCAAATAAGCCAAAAAGGCATCTAATGCTTCTGCCATGTGTCAGCACGCAACTGGTGCGGAACTTAAAGTGTGAAATCCAGTGGTATGCAACGCACAGCCTTATAGTGGACCTTGGTCATGATTGTGCCACGTGGACGAAAGAGAAACAGGAGCCATTGATCTCATGCATATGCATGGGAGCTCCCCTGGACCAGCAGCACCGGATCGGCTCTCTTattctgattttctcttttctctttattccgaaaatcctaaataaaattaaaataaataaattaaaataaaatcttagaaaaataataataaaaaataaacaacctaaatcctaactaaatctatcatttaaaaagtactaattaatgatagataaaaattactaaaatctaccaaatcgtaataaaaactccaaaaatcctaaaataattaaaaatacgaaaattaaataaaaatactataaaaactaattaaaactcataaaataaattaaaaataaaataaaagaccctaAAAAATACTCTTATATCCTCGGGTCAACATCAGCCCTTCCGTTAGTTTAGTTTTCTAACGTcaaactgacggaggggtagtcATTACACTTTTCAGTatcattgagggtacaaacataAACAAAAATAGATGGGGTGTGTCTTTTgcacaaacatgaaacatcaggggtaacaaatgcttttaagcctaaaTAATATTAAGTGTAAATCAAAAGACTAGGTAGTTGGCTTTTAGTATGAAATGACTAATATACACTGTCAAgccaattttatttattttcatttaagatatataaaataatttttcattaacTCTTCAATACATTATATCAAATATAGATTATCTTAAAAACTTAtttatacatttttaaattatagtatAAATATAATTGCAAGTATAGACGAATTTAATGGTTTTTTTAACCTTAGATGTATCATTATCTATTTTGCTTTATTtcctataatgatttttaagTCTAATAATCTTATACACGTAAATAACTTGTGGGTAAGTTTTACACAAACAATTAACTATACCATTAGACTATTTTTTACATTATAGttaattaaatgaaaaataagttgattaaaaaattaaatatatgtaGGTGATTGTTGGATATGGCATTGTGTTAGGaatgcaaaattggttttcgtAAGGgtgttgtactcttttttcttgctaggtttttatcccaataagttttttctagtaaggttttaatgaggtacATTCTTAAGATTACGTTTTAAGCTGTTTTGCGAGGAAGTTTTTTGGGAACTATTAGCTGATTGGGAAGCAttgttgtaacaccccgttttcgGTGACGTCACTTTAGTagccaaaaagaaacttaaagcggaaaaacgtgaatattttttttcgtcgataatataagcaagactgaaagaaataaaactctaaaacgaaagataacagaactaatatacaataataattacagcccccgctgtaagtagcaacctcgtcacgagtaacctccagtgacggaaagtataaaagtgtaacgcccgtaggcaatatatacagactaaagtaaaggtgaagtgtccgcaacacaaacctcaaaaacgagaatgagttagcccaatcggcctaaaacaagacctcctaagtccaacaaactctctgtgatccccgtagaggaacctcacaaaaagctataggcgggaaactaccctgtccccaaagaaacaaatgatgttcagagctaagactctactcctacactaatcctatctcgaggagttcacaccagcactaaaacctacatgctagcatgatcgtcgtttgaatctgaatccagaacgaccaagtctatgtacaccatccgtcctcctctcgcaaccgcgatgcgctcctgttccagcatctcaaccctagttccccccgaagggtgaaccatcgtgaatcagtccgccatggacatctgacaaagggcgtagtccgccaaagcacacacagaagacgcgagggtcaactccaaagaattatgtaaataatacttccaatagatacagataagagattagccacttaggcttatagctagagatagcatcctagggttgtatattccataatgaatgtaacgacagtaataacaaatagcatgctccaaatagggttaacaattatcaatcacactcagcaactaagtcagtatgcatgttgcatgaaatgcagatgccggttaacccagttaaccaatatgcattccggaaaaagatggacatcaacgagtcaatcctagcaccagcaacggtgggaccatttccgctcgcgtgcctcttacaccacacaaaggtagccagatcagcataaaacccgaaggcctgccatttcggtctgctactaagagtcgcctaatagcgctcttacgcggaaatccgagtcttatgaccattttggaatccaccaaGGTCCGAAgttcgtctcgtgttaatacctcaaaatgtgtgcatgaatgcaaag
This is a stretch of genomic DNA from Lotus japonicus ecotype B-129 chromosome 1, LjGifu_v1.2. It encodes these proteins:
- the LOC130731389 gene encoding uncharacterized protein LOC130731389, yielding MFKKLRVELPFSEVLEKMPQYAKFMKEILSKKRRLSEENEIVELTEECSAILQRKLPPKRKDPGSFTLPVNFGASKQVRALCDLGSSVNLMPLSMFERLNVGELKPTMMMLQLADRSIVAPWGVVEDVLVRVGELEFPVDFVIIDMDEDSKIPLILGRPFLATSQAKINVGKGTISLRVADEKISFNIFDLKSKPVEKNDVFLVKMMEEWSDEKLKQFFLKEKAGASNKKKKEDTQINQTEQVYSLSMIVNSEQKEEIDSKQKEEINSKQTEEKVKGGCFQWKPKRKKEEKSPIPLNLKFNDCVLALEVACKNLTKVCAQLKDPESAMHFGINPG